A single genomic interval of Mucilaginibacter robiniae harbors:
- a CDS encoding sulfatase family protein produces MKKLLLIILIFADALISHAQQKKPNIIIIMMDDMGYGDTEPYGMTGIPTFNFNRLTKESTRFTHYNAAEPICTASRAALLTGCYPNRLGMTGALLPADKKALNPNEETIASMLKKEGYQTAMFGKWHLGNKPPYWPLHYGFDTFFGIPYSHDIWNRDHEGNLITDKKDIRYTWPPLPLLEGDRVVDSITSKQKLSHLIGQLTERSVQFIKQNKNKPFFLYLAQSMPHVPLAPSAQFRGKSELGEFGDEILEIDWSVGQILKTLDEERLANNTLLIVTSDNGPWLNFGDHAGSSGGFREGKSTSWEGGTRVPLWIRWPGQVEAGGTNSMLMTNMDILPTIAAATGATLPQKPIDGVNFLQVWRGKVKTDPREVFYYYFGKNNLEGVRYKNWKLVLPHPSNTYAPLHGKGGDGGKIGRVDVPVALYDLAHDPGEAYDVQLNYPDVVKKILALADQARNDMGDDLTQHEGKNRRQPAMLK; encoded by the coding sequence ATGAAGAAGCTGTTACTTATTATTTTGATATTTGCTGATGCACTAATTAGCCATGCCCAGCAAAAAAAGCCGAATATCATTATTATCATGATGGATGATATGGGCTATGGGGACACCGAGCCTTATGGCATGACAGGTATTCCAACTTTCAACTTCAACCGCTTAACTAAAGAAAGTACTCGTTTCACACACTACAATGCTGCCGAACCTATTTGTACAGCATCACGCGCAGCTCTGCTAACCGGTTGTTACCCTAACCGTTTAGGTATGACGGGCGCTTTATTGCCTGCTGACAAAAAAGCATTGAACCCGAACGAAGAAACTATTGCCTCCATGCTGAAAAAAGAGGGTTATCAAACAGCCATGTTTGGCAAATGGCACTTGGGCAACAAGCCACCTTATTGGCCATTACACTATGGGTTTGATACATTTTTTGGCATTCCATATTCACACGATATCTGGAACCGTGATCATGAAGGCAACTTAATCACTGATAAAAAAGATATTCGCTACACCTGGCCGCCGTTGCCTTTACTCGAGGGAGATCGGGTGGTAGATTCTATTACCTCAAAGCAGAAACTATCACACCTAATCGGGCAGCTTACCGAACGTTCGGTTCAATTCATCAAGCAAAATAAAAATAAGCCTTTCTTTTTGTACTTGGCGCAAAGTATGCCGCATGTGCCGCTGGCACCTTCAGCACAGTTTAGGGGCAAAAGTGAATTGGGAGAGTTCGGCGATGAGATTTTGGAAATTGACTGGTCAGTAGGGCAAATACTAAAAACGCTGGATGAAGAGAGGCTTGCCAATAATACTTTGCTTATTGTAACCAGCGATAACGGCCCTTGGCTGAATTTTGGTGATCATGCCGGTTCTTCAGGCGGTTTTCGTGAGGGTAAATCCACATCATGGGAAGGCGGAACGCGAGTTCCTTTATGGATAAGGTGGCCCGGGCAGGTTGAAGCAGGAGGTACCAACAGCATGTTGATGACCAATATGGATATATTGCCCACTATTGCAGCGGCTACTGGTGCAACATTACCGCAAAAGCCTATAGATGGTGTTAACTTTTTGCAAGTATGGCGAGGCAAAGTAAAAACCGACCCACGTGAAGTATTCTACTACTATTTTGGTAAAAACAACCTGGAAGGGGTTCGTTATAAAAACTGGAAGCTGGTGTTACCGCATCCCTCTAATACCTATGCTCCTTTGCACGGCAAAGGTGGCGATGGTGGAAAAATAGGCAGAGTTGATGTACCCGTGGCTTTATATGACTTAGCACACGACCCTGGCGAAGCTTATGATGTGCAGCTTAACTACCCCGATGTTGTAAAAAAAATATTAGCACTAGCCGACCAAGCACGGAATGACATGGGCGATGACCTGACACAGCATGAAGGTAAAAATAGGCGTCAACCAGCCATGTTGAAATAA